From a region of the Ardenticatena maritima genome:
- a CDS encoding DUF5666 domain-containing protein — MKPIEDIFEECLQAIEAGDSLEACLARYPEYADELRPLLELALDLQQTPKPRLSPEAFHGGYERVVQTAHAKREASAPSQAARVLPFPRWRWLAAAAVFVALFIASTITADRIAADSLPGEPLYAVKQFSEWVRLITAITPEQRANAHALRAERRLQETIELLQRGQAPDPALLDAARREVEKTVQLATPLSESEREQLLQRWQDELATLEQLSAEMPTAPANVPETIKDIETTLPQPPIVRSPTPTLGDEGEPGGAAPAPTATPTRPAATPTPQPTETPEPTRTPKPTKTPEPTRTPKPTETPKPTRTPKPTETPKAAEEIEFEGVVESINGATWVVGGRTILVTNTTDLRGSPGVGDVVEVHARLQNGAWVALRIEVEEEQDDDDDTTPTKTPEPTEEPEPTKTPKPTEEPEPTETPEPPDEDDDEPDEIEFEGTVQSINGSTWIVDGYTLIVTNETDIKKNPGVGDEVKVRARRENGLLIALSIEKEDERD; from the coding sequence ATGAAACCGATTGAAGATATCTTTGAAGAATGCTTACAAGCCATCGAAGCAGGCGACTCGCTGGAAGCCTGCCTCGCCCGCTATCCGGAGTATGCGGATGAGTTGCGGCCGCTGCTTGAACTGGCGCTCGACCTGCAACAAACCCCCAAGCCCCGCCTCTCGCCGGAAGCGTTTCACGGCGGGTATGAGCGCGTGGTGCAAACCGCCCACGCCAAGCGCGAGGCAAGCGCCCCATCACAAGCGGCGCGCGTCCTGCCCTTCCCACGCTGGCGCTGGCTCGCCGCCGCGGCTGTTTTCGTGGCGCTCTTCATCGCCTCAACCATCACCGCCGACCGCATCGCCGCCGACAGTCTGCCGGGCGAACCACTCTACGCCGTCAAGCAATTCAGCGAATGGGTGCGCCTCATCACCGCCATCACCCCCGAACAACGCGCCAACGCTCACGCCTTGCGCGCCGAACGTCGCCTGCAAGAAACCATTGAACTGCTGCAACGTGGGCAAGCCCCCGACCCCGCGCTGCTGGACGCCGCGCGGCGCGAAGTCGAAAAAACCGTGCAACTCGCCACGCCGTTGAGCGAAAGCGAGCGCGAACAACTCTTGCAACGCTGGCAAGATGAACTGGCAACACTGGAACAATTGAGCGCGGAAATGCCCACTGCGCCCGCCAACGTGCCTGAAACCATCAAGGACATTGAAACCACGCTCCCCCAACCGCCGATTGTGCGTTCACCCACCCCTACACTGGGCGATGAAGGCGAACCCGGCGGCGCGGCGCCGGCGCCCACCGCCACGCCCACACGCCCGGCGGCCACACCGACACCACAACCAACCGAAACGCCCGAACCAACCCGCACACCCAAACCAACCAAGACGCCGGAACCAACCCGCACGCCCAAACCCACCGAGACGCCGAAACCAACACGCACACCTAAGCCCACCGAAACACCCAAAGCCGCCGAGGAAATCGAGTTTGAAGGTGTTGTGGAAAGCATCAACGGCGCAACATGGGTCGTCGGCGGTCGCACGATTCTGGTCACCAACACCACCGACCTGCGCGGTTCACCCGGTGTGGGCGACGTCGTGGAAGTGCACGCCCGCCTGCAAAATGGCGCGTGGGTTGCACTTCGCATTGAAGTTGAAGAAGAACAGGACGATGACGACGATACAACGCCTACCAAGACACCTGAACCAACCGAAGAGCCTGAGCCGACGAAGACGCCCAAGCCAACCGAAGAACCCGAACCAACTGAAACACCTGAGCCGCCGGACGAGGATGATGATGAGCCCGATGAAATTGAATTCGAGGGTACGGTGCAAAGCATCAACGGCAGCACATGGATCGTTGACGGCTACACCCTCATCGTGACCAACGAAACCGACATCAAGAAGAACCCCGGCGTTGGCGATGAAGTCAAAGTGCGTGCCCGGCGGGAAAATGGGCTCCTGATTGCTCTCTCTATCGAAAAAGAAGACGAACGCGATTGA
- a CDS encoding SOS response-associated peptidase — protein MCGRYTLTADATQIAERFQARFPQADAWQPRYNAAPSQHLPVVRWQEERLIDLLRWGLIPSWADDPRIGNRLINARAETIFSKPSFRAAARRRRCLVPADGFYEWKKTPEGKQPYRIALKDGGLFAFAGLWERWHDPQTGEPLDTFTILTTQPNDLVATLHNRMPLILHPEHEAAWLDPATPEDELRLILTTIYPADRMTAYPVSRRVNNPRYDDPTLIQPLT, from the coding sequence ATGTGCGGACGCTACACGCTCACCGCCGACGCGACACAAATTGCCGAACGCTTTCAAGCGCGGTTTCCCCAAGCCGACGCCTGGCAACCCCGCTACAACGCCGCGCCGTCGCAGCACTTGCCCGTTGTGCGCTGGCAGGAGGAGCGTCTGATAGACCTGCTCCGCTGGGGGCTGATTCCCTCATGGGCGGACGACCCGCGTATTGGCAACCGTCTCATCAACGCCCGCGCCGAAACCATCTTCAGCAAACCGAGTTTTCGCGCCGCCGCACGTCGCCGACGTTGCCTCGTGCCCGCTGATGGGTTCTACGAATGGAAGAAAACCCCCGAAGGCAAACAACCCTATCGCATCGCACTCAAAGACGGCGGCTTGTTTGCCTTTGCCGGTCTCTGGGAACGCTGGCACGACCCGCAAACCGGCGAACCGCTCGACACATTCACCATTCTCACCACACAACCCAACGACCTCGTCGCCACACTCCACAACCGCATGCCGCTCATCCTGCACCCGGAACACGAAGCCGCCTGGCTCGACCCCGCCACGCCCGAAGATGAACTCCGCCTGATTCTCACCACCATCTACCCCGCCGACCGCATGACCGCCTACCCCGTTTCGCGCCGCGTCAACAACCCACGCTACGACGACCCCACGCTCATCCAGCCACTCACCTGA
- a CDS encoding carboxyl transferase domain-containing protein: MEVLESHINPNDERFKANAEHNRALVAELNARLAQVRKGGPPRAHERHREQGKLFVRERIERLLDPGSPFLELSPLAAWDMYDNQAPAAGIVTGIGRVSGQEVMIVANDATVKGGTYFPMTVKKHLRAQQIAEENRLPCIYLVDSGGAYLPMQDEVFPDREHFGRIFYNQARMSAKGIPQIAVVMGSCTAGGAYVPAMSDETVIVKGTGTIFLGGPPLVKAATGVEVSAEELGGADVHTRISGVADYMAENDEHALEITRGIVENLNRRKRVELDIAPPEDPLYDPEELYGIVPRTLKEVYDVREVIARIVDGSRFREFKPRYGETLVCGFARIYGYPVGIIANNGVLFSESALKGTHFIELCTIRKIPLLFLQNITGFMVGKEYEHGGIAKDGAKMVHAVANAAVPKLTVIIGGSFGAGNYGMCGRAYDPRFLWMWPNARISVMGGEQAANVLLTVKQDQLARRGQPLMTPEEQEAFKRPILEKYEREGNPYYSTARLWDDGIIDPADTRRVLGLALSACLNAPIEETTYGVFRM; encoded by the coding sequence ATGGAAGTCCTGGAATCACACATCAACCCAAATGATGAGCGTTTCAAAGCTAATGCCGAACATAACCGCGCCCTGGTGGCCGAGTTGAACGCGCGGCTGGCGCAAGTCCGCAAAGGTGGACCGCCCCGCGCCCACGAACGCCACCGCGAACAAGGCAAACTCTTCGTGCGTGAACGCATCGAGCGCCTGCTCGACCCTGGTTCGCCATTCCTGGAACTGTCGCCGCTCGCGGCGTGGGACATGTACGACAACCAGGCTCCCGCCGCCGGCATTGTCACCGGCATTGGGCGCGTCTCAGGGCAAGAAGTGATGATTGTCGCCAACGACGCCACCGTCAAAGGGGGCACCTACTTCCCCATGACGGTCAAGAAACACCTGCGCGCCCAGCAAATCGCCGAAGAAAACCGCTTGCCCTGCATCTACCTCGTGGACTCAGGGGGGGCGTATCTGCCCATGCAGGATGAAGTCTTCCCCGACCGCGAGCACTTTGGGCGCATTTTCTACAATCAGGCGCGCATGAGCGCCAAAGGCATCCCGCAAATTGCCGTCGTCATGGGCTCATGCACCGCAGGGGGGGCATACGTGCCCGCCATGAGCGACGAGACCGTCATCGTCAAAGGGACGGGCACCATCTTCCTGGGCGGTCCGCCGCTGGTCAAAGCCGCTACGGGTGTGGAAGTGAGCGCCGAAGAATTGGGGGGCGCTGACGTGCATACACGCATCTCAGGCGTCGCCGACTATATGGCCGAAAACGATGAACACGCGCTCGAAATCACGCGCGGCATCGTCGAAAACCTGAATCGGCGCAAACGGGTTGAACTGGACATTGCGCCGCCAGAAGACCCACTCTACGACCCCGAAGAACTTTACGGCATCGTGCCGCGCACTCTCAAAGAAGTGTACGACGTGCGCGAAGTGATTGCGCGCATTGTGGACGGCAGCCGCTTTCGCGAATTCAAACCACGCTACGGCGAAACGCTGGTCTGTGGATTCGCCCGTATCTACGGCTATCCCGTCGGCATCATCGCCAATAACGGGGTGCTGTTCAGCGAGTCGGCGCTCAAAGGCACCCATTTCATCGAACTCTGCACCATTCGTAAAATACCGCTGCTCTTTTTGCAGAACATCACCGGTTTTATGGTAGGCAAAGAATACGAGCATGGCGGAATCGCCAAAGACGGCGCCAAAATGGTGCACGCTGTCGCCAACGCCGCCGTCCCCAAACTCACCGTCATCATCGGTGGCTCATTTGGGGCGGGCAACTACGGCATGTGTGGCCGCGCCTACGACCCCCGTTTTCTCTGGATGTGGCCCAACGCCCGCATCAGCGTGATGGGGGGCGAACAAGCCGCCAACGTCCTGCTCACCGTCAAGCAAGACCAACTGGCGCGGCGCGGTCAGCCGCTCATGACACCCGAAGAACAGGAAGCCTTCAAGCGTCCCATCCTGGAGAAGTACGAACGCGAAGGCAACCCGTACTACTCGACCGCCCGCCTTTGGGATGACGGCATCATTGATCCCGCCGACACGCGCCGCGTGCTGGGGCTGGCGCTTTCAGCCTGTCTGAATGCGCCCATCGAAGAAACAACCTACGGTGTTTTCCGAATGTAA
- a CDS encoding hemolysin family protein, giving the protein MNILITLSILTILIAINALYVAGEFSFVSARHSRLAQMAEEGNRLAASLHRFLEDRRNLDNVVAACQLGITVSSLVLGYYGQAQLSPIVADLLLKVGVESEAAAISISATAILIVLTITQVIFGELVPKNIAVQYPERLALATFVPLQWSLHLFRPLIIIFNGSGNLLLRLIGQEPVSESASHLHSPDELLMLVEESSEGGVLDKVERHLLLNTLRLRELNARQVMIPRTRILAAPASLTVEQLFERLAASPYSRMPLYEGSIDNIVGLVHLKTLYCVKRERPNARGVDIMQPVLMVPESMDVEKLFLRLQNRNESVAIVLDEYGGTAGMVTLEDILEEIFGEIQDEFDTEIPPVFVDKEHKRLFVRGDVLISDLNEWLDLYLDDEEVDTIAGYVLWQLGRLPQEGELIPLGEKQARIEKMEGHTVLQLSIPLDDDELQKVEDIIP; this is encoded by the coding sequence ATGAACATCCTTATCACACTCAGTATTCTCACCATTTTGATAGCGATCAACGCCCTGTACGTGGCGGGCGAATTTTCTTTTGTCAGCGCCCGCCACTCACGGCTTGCCCAAATGGCCGAAGAAGGCAACCGCCTCGCCGCCAGCCTGCACCGCTTTCTCGAAGACCGGCGCAACCTCGACAACGTGGTCGCCGCATGCCAGTTGGGCATCACCGTCTCAAGCCTCGTGCTGGGGTACTACGGGCAAGCGCAACTCTCGCCTATCGTCGCCGACCTCTTACTCAAAGTGGGCGTTGAAAGCGAAGCCGCCGCCATCTCCATCTCGGCGACGGCGATTTTGATTGTGCTGACCATCACCCAGGTCATTTTTGGCGAACTGGTGCCCAAGAACATCGCCGTGCAATACCCGGAACGCCTCGCCCTGGCCACCTTTGTGCCCTTGCAATGGTCGTTGCATCTCTTCCGCCCACTCATCATCATCTTCAACGGAAGCGGCAACCTGCTCTTGCGTCTTATAGGGCAAGAACCCGTCAGCGAATCCGCCAGCCACCTACACTCGCCCGACGAACTGCTCATGCTGGTGGAAGAAAGCAGCGAAGGCGGCGTGCTCGACAAAGTTGAACGCCATTTGCTGCTGAACACCCTGCGTCTGCGCGAACTCAACGCGCGGCAGGTGATGATTCCGCGCACACGCATTCTCGCCGCGCCCGCCTCGTTGACCGTGGAGCAACTGTTTGAGCGACTGGCGGCGTCGCCCTACTCACGCATGCCGCTCTACGAAGGCTCCATTGACAACATCGTGGGGCTGGTACACCTCAAAACGCTCTACTGCGTCAAGCGCGAACGCCCCAACGCGCGCGGCGTTGACATCATGCAACCCGTTCTGATGGTGCCCGAAAGCATGGACGTGGAAAAACTCTTCCTGCGCTTGCAGAACCGCAACGAATCCGTCGCCATCGTCCTCGACGAATATGGCGGCACCGCCGGCATGGTCACGCTGGAAGACATCCTCGAAGAAATCTTTGGCGAAATCCAGGACGAATTCGACACCGAAATTCCGCCGGTTTTTGTGGACAAGGAGCACAAACGGCTCTTCGTGCGCGGCGACGTGCTCATCAGCGACCTGAACGAATGGCTTGACCTCTATCTCGATGATGAAGAAGTGGACACTATCGCCGGCTATGTGCTGTGGCAATTAGGGCGTCTTCCCCAGGAAGGCGAACTCATCCCATTGGGCGAGAAGCAAGCGCGCATTGAAAAAATGGAAGGGCACACAGTCTTGCAACTGAGCATCCCACTTGACGACGACGAACTCCAAAAAGTTGAGGACATTATCCCATGA
- a CDS encoding hemolysin family protein produces the protein MMTYLVPILIIAILIVLNGLFVAAEFAIVAAPRARIAQRAEAGDPRARWVLSVLRDPERQTRYITTAQVGITIVSLGLGMYGEHTLAAWLVGPLEHLGHLAEPAAHTIATVVSVGFLTYLHVVIGEMVPKSLALQTAERTVLQLVWPMRLTELLFKPLILVLNTLGTVITRALGIPAASAHERLMTIEELEYIVEESEGIFEKAEQLFLENIFDFAERTVGMIMTPRTRIVGIPVHATYGEVVSLICEAGYSRYPVYEGTLDTIVGILYVKDLARYEATKPQPPFNLRDIATKRKPLFVFESLSLEDMLIRFREARTQIAIVLDEYGGTAGLITMEDLMEEVVGEIVDKFERERETAPYEIEQEGVILVRGDLLLDELNQHFDLDIEHEDVDTVGGLIMALLERVPQEGDRVEWQGITFEVVEMDGRAVRRARLILPPKAEPELSAEENEEDA, from the coding sequence ATGATGACCTACCTTGTGCCCATTCTCATTATCGCCATCCTCATCGTGCTCAACGGCTTGTTTGTCGCGGCGGAATTCGCCATCGTCGCCGCGCCTCGCGCCCGCATTGCCCAACGCGCCGAAGCCGGCGACCCACGGGCGCGCTGGGTGCTCAGCGTTCTGCGCGACCCCGAACGCCAGACGCGCTACATCACCACCGCCCAGGTGGGCATCACCATCGTCAGTTTGGGGTTGGGCATGTATGGCGAGCATACACTTGCCGCCTGGCTCGTAGGTCCCCTCGAACACCTGGGGCATCTCGCGGAACCCGCTGCCCACACCATCGCCACCGTTGTGTCGGTCGGCTTTCTGACATACCTGCACGTCGTCATCGGCGAAATGGTGCCCAAATCGCTAGCACTGCAAACCGCCGAGCGCACCGTGCTCCAACTTGTCTGGCCCATGCGCCTGACGGAACTGCTCTTCAAGCCGCTCATCCTTGTGCTCAACACACTGGGCACCGTTATCACCCGCGCGCTGGGCATTCCCGCCGCCAGCGCCCACGAACGCCTGATGACCATCGAAGAACTTGAATACATCGTTGAAGAGAGCGAAGGCATCTTTGAAAAAGCCGAACAACTCTTCCTGGAAAACATCTTCGACTTCGCCGAGCGGACTGTCGGCATGATTATGACGCCGCGCACCCGCATCGTCGGCATTCCCGTGCACGCCACATACGGCGAAGTCGTCTCGCTCATCTGCGAAGCCGGCTATTCCCGTTATCCCGTGTACGAAGGCACGCTGGATACCATCGTTGGCATTCTCTACGTCAAAGACCTGGCGCGCTACGAAGCCACCAAACCGCAACCGCCCTTCAACCTGCGCGACATCGCCACGAAACGCAAGCCGCTCTTCGTCTTCGAGTCGCTTTCTCTGGAAGATATGCTCATCCGCTTCCGCGAAGCCCGCACCCAAATCGCCATCGTCCTGGACGAATACGGCGGCACCGCCGGCTTGATTACCATGGAAGACCTCATGGAAGAAGTCGTCGGCGAAATTGTGGACAAATTCGAGCGCGAGCGCGAAACCGCCCCCTACGAAATCGAGCAAGAAGGCGTCATCCTTGTGCGCGGCGACCTTCTGCTGGACGAACTCAACCAGCATTTTGACCTTGACATTGAACATGAGGACGTGGACACGGTTGGCGGGCTCATCATGGCGCTGCTGGAACGCGTGCCCCAGGAAGGCGACCGTGTCGAATGGCAAGGCATCACTTTTGAAGTGGTGGAAATGGACGGGCGGGCTGTGCGTCGCGCGCGGCTCATTTTGCCGCCCAAAGCAGAACCAGAACTTTCAGCAGAAGAAAACGAAGAGGACGCATAA
- a CDS encoding multinuclear nonheme iron-dependent oxidase, translating to MQFAINYSPEAAELYTEGAITFDMFKCPDWPDLIAQAQQLAPTYVHFPLHAGLTADDLNARADDIAHWLNTTDTYFVNTHLHLPDESGVSPADAETALRAHLHTLVARWGRERVIAENIPHKPHESPLRRAVVEPATIRRVVEDADCGFLLDLSHAWITAQTLGIPPRDYISQLPVERLRELHITGIMWLDTETYERLLKNTNVHVDWTGEQWVDHMAMTDNEWDLLAWALDNIRQGRWGTPRTITFEYGGVGSLFRLFSKRDVIAAQVPRFMQMIHGTPTLQHEPHP from the coding sequence ATGCAGTTTGCCATCAACTACTCGCCCGAAGCCGCAGAACTCTACACCGAAGGGGCAATCACCTTCGACATGTTCAAATGCCCCGATTGGCCTGATTTGATTGCCCAAGCCCAACAACTCGCCCCGACCTATGTGCATTTTCCACTGCACGCCGGGCTGACGGCAGACGACCTGAACGCCCGTGCCGATGACATCGCGCACTGGCTCAACACCACCGACACCTACTTTGTCAACACCCATCTCCACCTGCCCGACGAGAGCGGCGTCAGCCCAGCCGACGCCGAAACCGCCTTGCGCGCACATCTGCATACGCTGGTCGCCCGTTGGGGGCGCGAGCGCGTCATCGCCGAAAACATCCCGCACAAGCCGCACGAAAGCCCCCTGCGCCGCGCCGTTGTCGAACCAGCCACCATTCGGCGCGTGGTCGAAGACGCCGATTGCGGCTTCCTGCTCGACCTCTCGCACGCCTGGATTACCGCCCAAACCCTGGGCATCCCCCCCCGCGATTACATCTCGCAACTGCCGGTTGAACGCCTGCGCGAATTGCACATCACCGGCATCATGTGGCTGGACACAGAGACCTACGAGCGCCTGCTCAAAAACACCAACGTCCACGTGGACTGGACGGGCGAGCAATGGGTTGACCACATGGCGATGACCGACAACGAATGGGACTTGCTCGCCTGGGCGCTGGACAACATCCGCCAGGGGCGCTGGGGCACACCGCGTACCATCACGTTTGAATACGGCGGGGTTGGTTCGCTCTTTCGCCTGTTCAGCAAGCGCGACGTCATCGCCGCCCAGGTTCCGCGCTTCATGCAAATGATTCACGGCACACCCACCTTGCAACACGAACCGCACCCGTGA
- the accC gene encoding acetyl-CoA carboxylase biotin carboxylase subunit — MTNPPFEKILIANRGEIAVRIIRACRELGVRTVAVYSDADAHARHVFLADEAVHIGAAPATDSYLRGERIIEAALQTGAQAIHPGYGFLSENADFAEAVNAAGLVFIGPPPDAIRAMGSKTAARETMQRAGVPVVPGYQGGGAFEDYAAAAERIGYPILVKAAAGGGGKGMRIVEHPNTLRDAIEAAQREAQKAFGDGRVYLEKYVREPHHVEVQVLADTHGTVLHLCERECSVQRRHQKIIEESPSPLLDEALRERMGAAAVAAARAVGYVNAGTVEFLVDADRNFYFLEMNTRLQVEHPVTELVVGLDLVKWQLRIAAGERLPFTQSDIRQHGHAIECRIYAEDPANGFLPATGTILKAVEPSTPWVRVDTGVGTGDTITHYYDPMIAKLIVWGETRTDAIARMEQALRDYTLLGITHNIPFLLDVLHHPDFQHGRVTTDWVEKTMLPWTQTCPPINDDVLIAAVLADFLEQASPVSGASTAADPTGDPYSPWNIADRFGR, encoded by the coding sequence ATGACGAACCCACCTTTTGAGAAAATTCTCATCGCCAACCGCGGCGAAATTGCCGTGCGCATCATTCGCGCCTGCCGTGAACTCGGCGTGCGCACCGTCGCCGTCTATTCCGACGCGGACGCACACGCGCGCCACGTCTTTCTGGCAGACGAAGCCGTCCACATCGGCGCCGCCCCCGCTACTGATTCCTACCTGCGCGGCGAGCGCATCATCGAAGCCGCCCTGCAAACCGGCGCCCAAGCCATCCACCCCGGCTACGGCTTCCTCTCCGAAAACGCCGACTTTGCCGAAGCCGTCAACGCCGCCGGATTGGTCTTCATCGGTCCACCGCCCGACGCTATCCGCGCCATGGGGAGCAAAACCGCCGCGCGCGAAACCATGCAGCGCGCCGGCGTCCCCGTCGTCCCCGGCTACCAAGGCGGTGGCGCGTTTGAAGACTACGCCGCCGCCGCCGAGCGCATCGGCTACCCCATCCTGGTGAAAGCCGCCGCCGGTGGTGGTGGAAAAGGCATGCGCATCGTTGAACACCCCAACACCCTGCGCGACGCCATCGAAGCCGCCCAGCGCGAAGCCCAAAAAGCCTTTGGCGACGGGCGCGTCTATCTCGAAAAATACGTGCGCGAACCGCACCACGTCGAAGTGCAAGTGCTGGCGGATACCCACGGCACGGTACTGCACCTCTGCGAACGCGAGTGCTCCGTCCAGCGCCGCCACCAAAAAATCATCGAAGAAAGCCCATCCCCCCTGCTCGATGAGGCGCTGCGTGAACGCATGGGCGCGGCTGCTGTCGCCGCCGCCCGCGCCGTCGGGTATGTCAACGCGGGCACGGTTGAATTCCTTGTGGACGCCGACCGCAACTTCTACTTTCTGGAAATGAACACACGCCTGCAAGTCGAGCACCCCGTGACCGAACTGGTCGTTGGGCTGGACCTCGTGAAGTGGCAATTGCGTATTGCCGCCGGCGAACGCCTGCCCTTCACACAAAGCGACATCCGTCAGCATGGGCACGCTATCGAATGCCGTATCTACGCCGAAGACCCCGCCAACGGCTTTCTGCCCGCCACCGGCACCATTCTGAAAGCCGTCGAACCGTCCACGCCCTGGGTGCGTGTGGATACCGGCGTGGGCACGGGCGACACCATCACCCACTACTACGACCCCATGATTGCCAAACTCATCGTGTGGGGCGAAACACGCACCGACGCCATCGCGCGCATGGAACAAGCCTTGCGCGACTACACCCTGCTGGGCATCACCCACAACATCCCCTTTCTGCTCGACGTGCTCCACCACCCGGATTTCCAGCATGGGCGCGTCACAACCGATTGGGTGGAAAAAACCATGCTCCCCTGGACACAGACATGCCCCCCCATCAACGACGACGTGCTGATCGCTGCCGTGCTTGCCGATTTTCTGGAACAAGCATCGCCGGTCTCGGGGGCGTCCACCGCCGCCGACCCAACAGGCGACCCCTACAGCCCGTGGAACATTGCCGACCGGTTCGGCAGATGA
- a CDS encoding biotin/lipoyl-containing protein: MERYYEYNGEIYTVRIESLGETFRITIGDRQYTVEAALVETGRLRAIVEGRHLDIVTARQNRNRYVALDGETYHLRQLASKRKRRVGEQGGGSLEAQMPGQVVSVLVEEGQAVQAGQPLIILEAMKMELRITAPADGIVTKLYCQPGDVVERGQKLVDVSDEA, encoded by the coding sequence ATGGAACGGTATTACGAATACAACGGCGAGATTTACACCGTTCGCATCGAATCGCTGGGCGAAACGTTTCGCATCACGATTGGCGACCGTCAATACACGGTCGAAGCCGCGCTTGTCGAAACGGGACGCCTGCGCGCCATCGTTGAAGGGCGCCACCTCGACATCGTGACGGCGCGCCAGAACCGCAACCGCTACGTCGCCCTGGACGGTGAAACGTACCACCTGCGGCAACTCGCCAGCAAACGCAAACGACGTGTGGGCGAACAAGGCGGGGGAAGCCTGGAAGCACAAATGCCGGGGCAAGTGGTGAGTGTGCTGGTAGAAGAGGGGCAAGCCGTGCAAGCCGGTCAGCCGCTGATCATTCTGGAAGCGATGAAAATGGAACTGCGCATCACCGCCCCCGCGGACGGCATCGTGACCAAACTCTATTGCCAGCCGGGGGACGTGGTGGAACGTGGTCAAAAACTGGTGGACGTCAGCGATGAAGCCTAA
- a CDS encoding glycoside hydrolase family 10 protein produces the protein MKPNALWKAVLFLCGVLFIISTPHIHTRAESPAPQATTPEEQFEQAAGVMGRNEAFFRLANALSEPLAASYRAPAPPTPSLNAHHAPLGATDTAVYLPLVRKDAPAAMVERRAIWLTRFDWTSAARVVGPADLDTALDNIATAGFNTILFQVRGNGDAFYTPGLEPWSARLTGSYAATLGQNPGWDPLAYLIEKAHARGIEVHAYVNTYPAWLPPPEGQGDLAPPATTPAHMFDTFTYGPDYNAHPGVYGMGYKWRVHDTSGTPMPLQWSEYLWASPGVDEVQQHILNVITDIVARYPVDGVHLDFIRYPGPSYSFDPYSNAAAGDTHTAARDQWQRDRITWMVAQTYAATRTYRPNAWVSAAVWPYYTDRGLLPGAAWFGYDHYFQDSHGWLASGVIDAIMPMLYGGYSDTYDTWVALMHDHLNAAAGRHVYPGIGGYNMTDFADLAQRIEAARAAGAPGHAIFSYDVLAYRGWFDDLANGPYATPAVPPPRSW, from the coding sequence ATGAAGCCTAACGCCCTTTGGAAAGCCGTCCTGTTCCTCTGCGGCGTGCTGTTCATCATCAGCACCCCGCACATCCACACACGCGCTGAATCGCCCGCCCCCCAGGCGACGACGCCCGAAGAGCAATTCGAGCAAGCGGCGGGCGTCATGGGGCGCAACGAGGCTTTTTTCCGGCTCGCCAACGCGCTGAGCGAGCCGCTTGCCGCGTCCTACCGCGCCCCCGCTCCACCCACCCCCTCGCTCAACGCGCACCATGCGCCGCTCGGCGCTACCGACACCGCCGTCTATCTGCCGTTGGTCCGCAAAGACGCCCCCGCCGCCATGGTGGAACGCCGCGCCATCTGGTTGACGCGCTTCGACTGGACCAGCGCCGCCCGTGTTGTAGGTCCCGCCGACCTGGATACCGCCCTCGACAACATCGCCACCGCCGGCTTCAACACCATTTTGTTCCAGGTGCGCGGGAATGGCGACGCCTTCTACACCCCAGGGTTGGAGCCGTGGTCGGCGCGGCTGACGGGGAGTTACGCCGCCACACTGGGGCAAAACCCCGGTTGGGACCCGCTGGCGTACCTCATCGAAAAAGCGCACGCCCGCGGTATCGAAGTCCATGCGTATGTCAACACCTATCCGGCGTGGCTTCCACCGCCTGAAGGGCAAGGCGACCTTGCGCCGCCCGCCACAACACCGGCGCACATGTTCGACACCTTCACCTACGGCCCCGACTACAACGCCCATCCCGGCGTCTATGGCATGGGGTACAAGTGGCGCGTACACGACACCAGCGGCACCCCCATGCCCCTGCAATGGAGTGAGTATCTCTGGGCAAGCCCCGGCGTGGATGAAGTGCAACAACACATCCTCAACGTCATCACCGACATCGTGGCGCGCTATCCAGTGGACGGCGTGCATCTCGATTTCATCCGCTACCCCGGTCCATCGTACTCGTTCGACCCGTACAGCAACGCCGCCGCAGGCGACACCCATACCGCCGCCCGCGACCAATGGCAACGCGACCGCATCACCTGGATGGTCGCGCAAACCTACGCCGCCACGCGCACCTACCGCCCCAATGCGTGGGTGAGCGCCGCCGTCTGGCCCTACTACACCGACCGCGGATTGCTCCCCGGCGCCGCCTGGTTTGGCTACGATCACTACTTCCAGGATTCGCACGGCTGGCTGGCAAGCGGCGTGATTGACGCCATCATGCCCATGCTCTACGGCGGCTATTCAGACACCTACGACACATGGGTGGCGCTCATGCACGACCATCTCAACGCCGCGGCTGGTCGCCACGTCTATCCCGGCATCGGCGGCTACAACATGACGGACTTCGCCGACCTGGCGCAACGCATCGAAGCCGCACGCGCGGCGGGCGCACCGGGGCACGCCATCTTTTCGTACGACGTGCTCGCGTACCGCGGCTGGTTCGACGACCTCGCCAACGGTCCCTACGCCACGCCCGCCGTCCCCCCGCCACGCTCATGGTGA